The Hymenobacter sp. DG25A nucleotide sequence GGCGGCCAACACTCCCCCTATCTGACCGGACCGGCCCTGCATAGCATCAGCAGACAGCGTTTTCGCCACCCGCTCTACCGTGGCCGCCGAAATGACGGCCGCTTCTCCGGCTTTGGTCTTTTTCTGCCCCAGACCGGTGAAAGCAGAACACGCAAATACAAGTATGAAAATAATGGATTTCATAACACAAGGTAGATATTTTACAGCAGGAAGCTGCTCTTTATAGCGGCATTATCCCTTTTTCTACCCCCTCCGGTTTTTGATTCAAAGGCCGGAGCAAATGTGTTTCTAAACGCTGTATTTAAACTATTTCAGGCATTATTATGCGCTTATCTGCCTGTTTGGAGCGTGAAGCTGGCCGTCATTTTCTTTTGATAATTCAACAGTGGCACAGATGAGGCCAAGCATAAAAAACAAACCCTGCGGGAAAATACCAGCGGGGTTTGTCTTTTGTGATAGTCCGGCAGCCTGCGTTATTTTTTCGAGGCCAGCAGATTTAATTGTGATACCGCATTAAACAAGTCGTCCTCGGTGCGAAGGTTGGCTTTTTTCAGCTGGGCGCGTAGTGGCTCTGCCCATTGGGCGGGCACCGCGGCCAGTAGTGCTTTCTGGGAGGGCTTCACCAGGGTCATGGTCCCCTGGGGGTTCAGCAGATAATATTCCGGCGTATCTACCAGCTCATCATAGGGGCGGTCGGCGCTGTAGGCCTGCTGGGTGCTGGCCTTATATAGTGTCTTCACTGGCCGCTTCAGCAGCACGTAGGGGCCGGTAGGATGCAACACCTCCAGAAACTCCGGCCGGTTGGGCTGGTTGGGTAAATTGGCGAAAAGCCGAAAAATGTGGATAGCCGGCTGTCCCGGCAAAGCCCGGGCGTCCTGCAGAGTGAATTCCACAATACGGCCCTGATCCACCCAGACGGAGTCTCCTTTGGGGCGGCGCGCCATGATCTGACGGCTGTACACATCATACTTCAGCGGCACGTTAGTAACGCGCTGTTTAGTGGACAGCAGAATGTCGCCCGTGCTCCAGGCCGGCAAAAAATACGGGGTACCCTTTACACCCTCATATAGTTTGTTTTTCACCATCACTATATTATTGAGGCCGTTGGCACCCAGCACGCGCAGATTTTCCTGCTCAGCCAAAGGGTTGCTGGACACTTGCTGGGCCAAGGCCGGCGACTGAGCTGCCGCAAGCAACAAAGCCAGGCTACCTGCCACTTTCGGGAAAACGGATTTAACCCACTTCTTCATAAGGCCAATATTGCACTTGTTTTTACTGATATGCTTCCGATAAGCATTCCGTGAGTAAGTACGTAAAAATCCTGCAAAACAGGACGTCCCTGCAGGCAATGCCTGCAGGGACGTCCTGTTTTGAGACAATAGCCTCCTGTATGCCTTAGCCCAGCGTCACCACCAAATCATCGGCGTGTACCAGGGTACCCTCAGGCAGGTTTACGGCCTGAACCGTGGTGTCCTCCGAAGCGGTGATAGTGGTTTCCATTTTCATGGCTTCAATAATGAACAGCGGCGCATTGCGCTTCACCTGCTGCCCATCCTTCACCAGCACTTTGGACAGCAGCCCCTGCAAGGGCGCGCCAATCTGGCGGGGGTTGGCTTTATCGGCTTTGGGGTTTTGCACGCGCTTCACCTCCACGCTGGTATCCCTGATTTCCAGGTTGCGGGTCTGGCCGTTGAGGGAAAAGAAAATGGTGCGGCAGCCGTCCTCGTTTACCGGCCCGATGCTTTGCAGCCCCACAATGATGCTTTTGCCCCGGGCAATATCAATGATGGTTTCCTCCCCCGGCTGCAGGCCGTAGAAAAACACCCGCGTGGGAATAACCGATACTTCGCCGTACTGCTGCTGATGCGCCCAGTACTGCTCAAACACTTTGGGGTAAAGCAGCCAGGAAAGCAGATCCGTAAACTTGCCGCGCTGGCCAAATTTCTCCTCAAACTTTTGCCACTCGGCATCAAAGTCAATGGGTGCAAGGTGCTCGTTGGGACGGTCGGTGAAGGGCTGCTCGTCTTTCAGAATAGCCTTCTGCACGTCTTTGGGCCAGCCGCCTTCGGGCTGCCCGATGTCCCCACGGAACAGCTCCCGCACCGATTCCGGGAAGCTCAGGCTCGGGCCTTTTTCCAGCACATCGTCCGTCGTCAGGTTGTTGGAAACCAGGAATAAAGCCATGTCCCCTACCACCTTGGAAGAAGGCGTTACTTTGATGATGTCGCCGAACAGCTGGTTGACATCGGCAAAGGTGGTTTTCACGGTTTCGAATTTGTCCAGCAAACCTAGGGAAGCGGCCTGAGGGCGCAGGTTGGAGTACTGCCCGCCCGGAATTTCGTGCTGAAATACCTCGGAAGTACCCGCCTTCAACCCCGACTCAAACGGATAGTAATGCTCCCGCACGGCTTCCCAGTAGTTCGAGAATTCGTTGAGGGAGCGTTGGTCGAACTCGCGGTGGCGCGGCTGCCCGCGCAGCATCTCCACAACGGAGTTAAAGTTGGGCTGCGAGGTTAGGCCTGAGAGGCTACCCAGGGCCACGTCAATAACATCTACGCCGGCCTCTACCGCTTTCAGATAAGTGGCGGCCTGCAGGGAAGAAGTATCGTGCGTGTGCAGGTGAATGGGCAGGCTGATAGTTTCGCGCAGGGCCGTAACCAACTCTTTGGCCGCGTACGGCTTCAGCAGCCCGGCCATGTCCTTGATACACAGAATATGCGCACCGGCGTCCTCAATCTGTTTGGCCAGGCGCAGGTAGTATTCCAGGGAGTATTTCCGGTTGCGCTTGGGGTCTAAAATGTCGCCGGTGTAGCAGATGCTGGCCTCAGCCAAGCTCTGGGTTTTGTTGCGCACAAATCCAATGCAGGCTTCCATGCCCGGCATCCAGTTCAGGGAGTCGAAGATGCGGAACACGTCGATACCGGTTTCCGCGGCCTGCTGCACAAAGCGTTCCGTGAGGTTATCGGGGTAGGCTTTGTAGCCCACGCCATTGGCCCCGCGAATAAGCATTTGCAGCAGAATGTTGGGCACGGCCTGGCGCAGCTTGGCCAGCCGCTCCCAGGGGTCTTCGTGCAGGAAGCGCAGGGCCACATCAAAAGTGGCCCCGCCCCAGCACTCCAGCGAAAACGTCTGGGGGTGCATGCGGGCGTAGCTTTCGGCCACCTTCAGCATATCAAAGGTGCGCATGCGCGTGGCCAGCAGGCTCTGGTGCGCGTCGCGCAGGGTGGTATCGGTGTAGTGAATATGCTTTTCGGCGCGCAGCCATTTGGCAAATTCCTGCGGCCCCAGCTCGGTGAGCTTCTGCTTGGTGCCGGGCGGGAAGGCCGCGTTGTGCGCCACAATCTGCCCATTGCCGGCAGGCGCCACAGTAGTTGGGGCATCCAGCGCCATGCGCCAGCCAGTGGCCGGGTTCACCTCGGGCAGGCGCGGCTTGCGCAAGTCCCGCTTGGCGTCAATAAGCCCTCTCACATCGGGGTGGCCGTTCACAATTACGTCGCCCAGGAAGCTGAGCACCTTGGTGGCCCGGTCTAGGCGCGGCTTAAATTTGAAGAGCTCCGGATGGTCTTTGATGAAGTCTACATTGGCTTCGCCGGCCATGAAAACCGGGTGCGCAATGATGTTCTGCAGAAACTGAATGTTGGTGCTCACACCCCGTATCCGGAACTCATCCAGGGTGCGGGCCATCTTGGTAGCGGCGTCCTGCAGCGTGGGCGCGTGGGTGGATACCTTCACCAAGAGGGAGTCGAAAAACGGCGACACTTTCACGCCGGTATACACCGAGCCCTGATCCAGCCGGATGCCAAAACCGCCCGCCGAGCGGTAGGCGGTAATGGTACCATAATCGGGCTTGAAGTCCTGCTCAGGGTCTTCGGTAGTGATGCGGCACTGAATGGCATAGCCAATTTTCAGGGGCTTCACCTCCGGGCCCAGGCCAATTTCCGGGTCGCTGAGGTGGCGGCCGTCGGCAATGTGCAGCTGGGTTTTAATCAGGTCGATGCCCGTAATCATTTCGGTTACGGTGTGCTCTACCTGAATGCGGGGGTTTACCTCGATAAAGTAAATCCGGTCTAATTCGGGGTTCACCAGGAATTCCACGGTGCCCACGTTGTTGTAATTCACGGCCCGACCCAGGCGCAGGGCATACTCGTACAGTAGCTCCCTCATGTGGTCGGGCAGGTTGAGCGAGGGCGCCACTTCCACCACTTTCTGGTAGCGGCGCTGCACGGAACAGTCCCGCTCATAGAGGTGCGTGAGCCCGCCGTGGTTATCGGCTACCAGCTGCACCTCAATGTGCTTGGGCTGCTCCACAAACTTCTCCAGGAACACGGTGTCGTCGCCGAAAGCTTTCAGGGCCTCATTGCGGGCTTCGTAAAAGCCCCGCTCCATCTGCTCGTCGTCGCGAATGATGCGCATGCCGCGCCCGCCCCCGCCGGAAGCTGCTTTCAGCATCACGGGGTAGCCGATGCGGTGGGCTTCTTCCTGCGCTATTTCAAACGTGGTCAGGTCCTGAATGCTGCTCTCAATGATGGGCACCTGGCATGCCATTGCCACTTTTTTCGCGGCTACCTTATCCCCCAACGCCTCCATCACCTCGGAACGCGGGCCCACAAAGATGATGCCTTCCTCGCCGCAGCGGCGGGCCAGGGTGGCATTTTCGCTCAGAAAGCCATAACCCGGATGAATAGCATCCACCCCATTCTCCTTAGCCGTCCGAATAATTCCTTCAATGTCCAGATACGGCTTTAAAGGGTCATCGTCGCGGCCCACCTGGTAAGCTTCATCAGCCTTGTAGCGGTGCAGGGAGTAGCGGTCCTCGTAGGTATAAATAGCTACCGTGGTAATGCCCAGCTCAGTTGCCGCCCGCAATACACGAATGGCAATTTCGCCCCGGTTGGCGACCAGCAGTTTGCGGATATTCATCTTGGAACGTGGGGTTTGGGTGGAACAGGGAAGGTGCTGCAAGCTACGGAATGGCGCGCGAAGTATTAGCGAATTTTTGCTGGAATGCTATTTTTCGCCAAGAGCATACTCCTGCTGATTCTTGAATAAAGTAAAAAACGCGCAAACCTTCTCTGCCAACCGCAGTTTGCAGAGGACCTTTCTCCATTCACCTTCCACACATGGAATTCGCGGATAAAAACATCCTGCTTGTGGGCGCTTCTTCGGGTATCGGGCTGGCTACGGCCCGCCTGCTGCACCAGTTAAACGCCAATTTATTTACGGCCTCCCGCCACCTTTCTCCCGAGCTGGCCGAGCTGAATACCACGTTCCTCGAGCTGGATGTTACCAAGCCCATTGGTGTCGCGCTGGATGGCCTACCCGAGGTGCTGCATGGCGTGGTGTACTGCCCCGGCAGCATCAAGCTCCGCCCGTTTGAGCGCATTCCGATGGATGATTTTCGGGCTGATTTTGAGCTCAACGTGCTGGGTGCGGTGCAGGTACTGCAGGCTACCATGAAGCGGCTGAAGAAGGCTTCCGGCGCTTCCATTGTACTGTTCAGCACGGTAGCCGCCGAAACCGGCATGGCTTTCCATGCCAGCATTGCCACCTCCAAAGCGGCGGTAGAAGGCCTGGCCCGCTCCCTAGCTTCCGAGTATGCGGGCAGCGGCATTCGGGTGAATGCCATTGCTCCTTCCCTT carries:
- a CDS encoding pyruvate carboxylase, whose protein sequence is MNIRKLLVANRGEIAIRVLRAATELGITTVAIYTYEDRYSLHRYKADEAYQVGRDDDPLKPYLDIEGIIRTAKENGVDAIHPGYGFLSENATLARRCGEEGIIFVGPRSEVMEALGDKVAAKKVAMACQVPIIESSIQDLTTFEIAQEEAHRIGYPVMLKAASGGGGRGMRIIRDDEQMERGFYEARNEALKAFGDDTVFLEKFVEQPKHIEVQLVADNHGGLTHLYERDCSVQRRYQKVVEVAPSLNLPDHMRELLYEYALRLGRAVNYNNVGTVEFLVNPELDRIYFIEVNPRIQVEHTVTEMITGIDLIKTQLHIADGRHLSDPEIGLGPEVKPLKIGYAIQCRITTEDPEQDFKPDYGTITAYRSAGGFGIRLDQGSVYTGVKVSPFFDSLLVKVSTHAPTLQDAATKMARTLDEFRIRGVSTNIQFLQNIIAHPVFMAGEANVDFIKDHPELFKFKPRLDRATKVLSFLGDVIVNGHPDVRGLIDAKRDLRKPRLPEVNPATGWRMALDAPTTVAPAGNGQIVAHNAAFPPGTKQKLTELGPQEFAKWLRAEKHIHYTDTTLRDAHQSLLATRMRTFDMLKVAESYARMHPQTFSLECWGGATFDVALRFLHEDPWERLAKLRQAVPNILLQMLIRGANGVGYKAYPDNLTERFVQQAAETGIDVFRIFDSLNWMPGMEACIGFVRNKTQSLAEASICYTGDILDPKRNRKYSLEYYLRLAKQIEDAGAHILCIKDMAGLLKPYAAKELVTALRETISLPIHLHTHDTSSLQAATYLKAVEAGVDVIDVALGSLSGLTSQPNFNSVVEMLRGQPRHREFDQRSLNEFSNYWEAVREHYYPFESGLKAGTSEVFQHEIPGGQYSNLRPQAASLGLLDKFETVKTTFADVNQLFGDIIKVTPSSKVVGDMALFLVSNNLTTDDVLEKGPSLSFPESVRELFRGDIGQPEGGWPKDVQKAILKDEQPFTDRPNEHLAPIDFDAEWQKFEEKFGQRGKFTDLLSWLLYPKVFEQYWAHQQQYGEVSVIPTRVFFYGLQPGEETIIDIARGKSIIVGLQSIGPVNEDGCRTIFFSLNGQTRNLEIRDTSVEVKRVQNPKADKANPRQIGAPLQGLLSKVLVKDGQQVKRNAPLFIIEAMKMETTITASEDTTVQAVNLPEGTLVHADDLVVTLG
- a CDS encoding SDR family NAD(P)-dependent oxidoreductase, with product MEFADKNILLVGASSGIGLATARLLHQLNANLFTASRHLSPELAELNTTFLELDVTKPIGVALDGLPEVLHGVVYCPGSIKLRPFERIPMDDFRADFELNVLGAVQVLQATMKRLKKASGASIVLFSTVAAETGMAFHASIATSKAAVEGLARSLASEYAGSGIRVNAIAPSLTDTPLAAALLNTPEKAEASAKRHPLQRVGQPQDLAYMATFLLSDHGSFITGQVLPVDGGMGRLK